GCTGGAAGGTTCTCTATGACAGTTACAACGTGAACTCTTGAGAAAGTTCTGCAGGGCTGCCCGGAGAGGGCGTTAACCGGACAGCCCTGCACGAGACGAGTTCTAAACGATCAGGTCGCGATCCCGGACCGGAGATGCGCTTTGTGAGCGTACGCTAGAACTTGCCGCGTTCCTTGGATTGTGTCGCGTAGAGCGCCGACGTCGCGATCACATGCGGACTGCAGACGGCCATCGGCCTCGGCGGGTTGCCGGTCTTCACCACCGTGATGCCGATATCATCCAGCACTTCGGGCCCGAGCGCTTCCAGAGCTTCCAATTCGGCGCGCTCGATCTGCCTCGCCCGCCAGGCCTTGAACTTGGCGATCATCAGGGCGTTGAATTTGTCCAGGAGAACGAGGACGCCCGGACGGACGGTCGTGCGATGCTCGACATGCGTGTTCATGGGTCTCTCTCCTATGCTCTCCGGCTCTTGAACGGCCGGTCCTCGAATTCTGCAGAGGAATCTAAGGGCCGATGCACGGCCTGTCTGTGCGGAAACTCACAGGCGCCTGGTGTGTGGGATTGTTGCTGGATCACGATGAGTTCAATCCAAACTCAAAAACGTGATCGATTCTTGTTAGTTAGCGCGGGATTGCTTGCGAAAAACCGGTGCCCGCTTTTTCGCATCCTTGCGGGAGCGGCGCATGATGCCTATTTGTGCGCCATGCCCAATCCGCTGCAACGCCTCATACCGCGCCGCTGGCGCAAGCAGACGCCCCTCGTTCATGTCGTGCGCCTTCAGGGCGCCATTGGCATCGGCACACCCTTCAAGCCGCCTTTGACGCTCGAAGGGATTGCCGCGACGCTCGAGCGCGCTTTCGCCCGCAAGGGCATTGCCGCCGTCGCCCTCGTGGTCAACTCGCCGGGCGGCGCCGCGGTCCAGTCGGCCTTGATCCATGCCCGCATCCGTGCGCTGAGCGCCGAGAAGAACATACCGGTCTATACTTTCTGCGAGGACGTGGCGGCTTCCGGCGGCTATTGGCTGGCCTGCGCGGGTGATGAAATCTATGCCGATGCAAGCTCGATCGTCGGCTCCATCGGCGTGATTGCCGCGGGCTTCGGCTTTGTCGATGCGATCGGGAAGCTCGGCATCGAGCGGCGCGTGCATACGGCGGGCGAGAGCAAGGCGATCCTCGATCCCTTCCAGCCCGAGAAGCCTGAGGATGTCGAACGCCTTATGAGGCTGCAACGCGATGTACACGAAGAGTTCAAGGCGCTGGTGCGCGCCCGCCGCCGGGGCAGGCTCAGCGGTGACGAGGCGGAGCTCTTTTCCGGCGCCTTCTGGTCGGGCCGCCAGGCATTGGCCTTGGGCCTTATCGACGGCATCGGCCATCTGCGGGATGTGATGCGGGCCAGATTCGGCGACAAGACCGAGTTCAAGGTCATCGCCAAGCCCGCCGGCTGGGGCTTGCGGCGGCTGGGTTTCGGCACCAGTATGGACC
This genomic stretch from Nordella sp. HKS 07 harbors:
- a CDS encoding DUF1127 domain-containing protein gives rise to the protein MNTHVEHRTTVRPGVLVLLDKFNALMIAKFKAWRARQIERAELEALEALGPEVLDDIGITVVKTGNPPRPMAVCSPHVIATSALYATQSKERGKF
- a CDS encoding S49 family peptidase yields the protein MPNPLQRLIPRRWRKQTPLVHVVRLQGAIGIGTPFKPPLTLEGIAATLERAFARKGIAAVALVVNSPGGAAVQSALIHARIRALSAEKNIPVYTFCEDVAASGGYWLACAGDEIYADASSIVGSIGVIAAGFGFVDAIGKLGIERRVHTAGESKAILDPFQPEKPEDVERLMRLQRDVHEEFKALVRARRRGRLSGDEAELFSGAFWSGRQALALGLIDGIGHLRDVMRARFGDKTEFKVIAKPAGWGLRRLGFGTSMDLGSGLIDAMEIRALWARFGL